In Thunnus thynnus chromosome 11, fThuThy2.1, whole genome shotgun sequence, the following proteins share a genomic window:
- the LOC137192942 gene encoding LIM domain only protein 7-like produces MAACCISPSCSFSLTQFTCMHLSPFCPFLSFCRLCSPNIQPLTPPHLPKIQPPLLETPPLVFAPVDPASGPKLVKGERWSLLGRQDPREPQDTFDYESISPDLENDDMFARRTLAFQSNMDLAMMKTHLSPNRRIYTSEPQINIVTQKHLHDSTEESDFPDIEQDDVVYRKEKSQQAQQQRPLSGAPDNYAPMPIPEPWALPPDLKARLLCPPCPLTQEAAANKENQIEKETRPKTDDMLVRKLGVCSDHNQGSLRDPSANQMTPSVPTSCSEGDLQKWQAIREASQLRYKKRLMVERLAALKL; encoded by the coding sequence ATGGCTGCTTGTTGTATCTCTCCTTCCTGTTCTTTCTCTTTGACCCAGTTCACATGCATGCACTTATCACCTTTCtgtccttttctctccttttgccGGCTCTGCAGTCCTAATATCCAACCACTCACTCCCCCACATCTCCCCAAGATACAGCCCCCTCTGTTAGAGACCCCCCCTCTGGTGTTTGCCCCAGTGGACCCCGCCTCCGGTCCCAAACTGGTCAAAGGTGAGAGGTGGTCCCTCCTTGGGCGCCAAGACCCCCGTGAGCCCCAAGACACCTTTGATTATGAAAGCATTTCTCCCGACCTGGAGAATGATGACATGTTTGCCAGGCGCACCCTGGCCTTCCAGTCCAACATGGACCTGGCTATGATGAAGACTCACCTGTCTCCTAACCGTCGTATCTACACGTCTGAGCCGCAAATCAATATCGTCACCCAGAAACATCTCCACGACAGCACCGAGGAGAGCGATTTCCCTGATATCGAGCAGGACGATGTGGTCTATCGTAAGGAGAAAAGCCAGCAGGCTCAGCAACAACGGCCCCTCTCAGGTGCCCCTGACAACTACGCCCCTATGCCCATCCCAGAGCCCTGGGCTCTGCCTCCTGATCTCAAGGCCAGACTCCTGTGCCCTCCATGTCCTCTGACACAGGAAGCAGCGGCAAATAAAGAGAATCAGATTGAAAAGGAGACACGTCCAAAAACGGATGACATGCTGGTCCGGAAGCTTGGAGTTTGTTCTGATCATAACCAGGGGTCACTGAGAGACccgtcagccaatcagatgaCTCCGTCAGTGCCAACTTCCTGTAGTGAAGGTGACCTGCAGAAATGGCAGGCTATAAGGGAAGCCAGTCAGCTAAGATATAAGAAGAGGCTAATGGTGGAGAGGCTAGCCGCTCTGAAGTTGTAG